A window of the Zeugodacus cucurbitae isolate PBARC_wt_2022May chromosome 2, idZeuCucr1.2, whole genome shotgun sequence genome harbors these coding sequences:
- the LOC105212320 gene encoding acetylcholine receptor subunit beta-like 1 isoform X1, translating into MLPHYLHQLIQHLSPTILNFSYAIRNISPYLKFIYHNLDLSIFRSISKYTRTYILTYIFVLTVYLTVCHCAFDILTKILFYFASYILFIYKKKKKTIIYSCLLVSASEDEERLVRDLFRGYNKLIRPVQNMTQKVGVRFGLAFVQLINVNEKNQIMKSNVWLRLVWYDYQLQWDEADYGGIGVLRLPPDKVWKPDIVLFNNADGNYEVRYKSNVLIYPTGEVLWVPPAIYQSSCTIDVTYFPFDQQTCIMKFGSWTFNGDQVSLALYNNKNFVDLSDYWKSGTWDIIEVPAYLNVYEGDGNHPTETDITFYIIIRRKTLFYTVNLILPTVLISFLCVLVFYLPAEAGEKVTLGISILLSLVVFLLLVSKILPPTSLVLPLIAKYLLFTFIMNTVSILVTVIIINWNFRGPRTHRMPMWIRTVFLHYLPAFLLMKRPRKTRLRWMMEMPGMSMPAHPHPSYGSPAELPKHISAIGGKQSKMEVMELSDLHHPNCKINRKVNSGADLGLGDQCRRESESSDSILLSPEASKATEAVEFIAEHLRNEDLYIQTREDWKYVAMVIDRLQLYIFFIVTTAGTVGILMDAPHIFEYVDQDRIIEIYRGK; encoded by the exons atGCTTCCACATTATTTGCATCAACTCATCCAGCATTTATCCCcaactattcttaacttttcATATGCTATACGTAACATATCCCCATATCTCAAGTTTATCTATCACAATCTAGATCTATCTATCTTTCGCTCTATCTCTAAAtacactcgtacatacatactcacatacatatttgttttaactGTCTATCTAACTGTGTGTCATTGTGCATTTGACATTTTAACCAAAATACTCTTTTACTTTGCATCatacattttgtttatatataaaaagaaaaaaaaaactattatttactCGTGTCTCTTAGTAAGCGCATCCGAAGATGAAGAACGCTTGGTACGTGATCTCTTTCGTGGGTATAACAAACTTATACGACCCGTTCAGAATATGACACAAAAAGTTGGAGTAAGATTTGGTTTGGCGTTCGTACAGCTAATCAATGTC AATGagaaaaatcaaattatgaAATCAAACGTTTGGTTACGTTTGGTTTGGTACGATTATCAATTGCAATGGGATGAGGCCGATTATGGTGGCATTGGTGTGCTGCGCTTGCCGCCTGATAAGGTTTGGAAACCGGATATTGTATTGTTCAATAA TGCTGATGGCAATTACGAAGTGCGTTACAAATCCAACGTGCTCATTTATCCAACGGGCGAAGTGCTCTGGGTACCACCGGCGATCTATCAGAGTTCCTGCACTATCGATGTCACATATTTTCCATTCGATCAGCAGACATGTAttatgaaattcggttcgtgGACCTTTAATGGTGATCAAGTGTCACTGGCATTGTACAACAATAAGAATTTTGTCGATCTCTCGGATTATTGGAAATCGGGTACTTGGGATATTATCGAAGTGCCAGCCTATCTGAATGTCTACGAAGGCGATGGCAATCATCCAACCGAGACAGATatcacattttatataattatacgtCGCAAGACACTGTTCTACACAGTGAACTTGATATTGCCAACGGTGCTGATCTCATTCCTGTGCGTACTGGTGTTTTATCTGCCTGCCGAGGCCGGTGAAAAG GTTACATTGGGCATAAGCATTCTGCTGTCACTGGTTGTGTTCCTTTTGCTTGTATCGAAGATTCTACCGCCGACTTCGCTGGTGCTGCCACTCATTGCCAAGTACTTGCTGTTCACCTTCATTATGAATACGGTATCAATTTTGGTTAccgttattattataaattggaATTTCCGCGGTCCGCGTACACATCGCATGCCCATGTGGATACGTACGGTCTTTCTGCATTATCTGCCGGCATTTCTGCTAATGAAGCGTCCGCGTAAGACCAGGTTGCGTTGGATGATGGAAATGCCGGGCATGAGCATGCCAGCACATCCACATCCCTCATATGGATCACCAGCTGAGCTGCCCAAGCACATTAG cgCAATCGGCGGCAAACAATCCAAAATGGAGGTTATGGAGCTCTCCGACTTGCATCATCCCAATTGCAAAATCAATCGTAAAGTAAATAGTGGCGCCGATTTGGGGCTTGGCGATCAATGTCGACGTGAAAGTGAATCATCCGATTCGATATTGCTTTCGCCAGAGGCCAGCAAAGCCACCGAAGCGGTTGAATTCATCGCAGAACATTTACGAAATGAGGATCTCTACATACAA ACCCGTGAGGATTGGAAATATGTGGCCATGGTCATCGATCGTCTGCAACTCTACATCTTCTTCATAGTGACCACTGCCGGTACAGTTGGCATACTAATGGATGCGCCACATATCTTTGAGTATGTAGATCAAGATCGCATCATCGAAATTTATCGTGGAAAATAA
- the LOC105212320 gene encoding acetylcholine receptor subunit beta-like 1 isoform X2 has protein sequence MDRRRYSNWLGSCLGLLALLLVFTQLQKVSASEDEERLVRDLFRGYNKLIRPVQNMTQKVGVRFGLAFVQLINVNEKNQIMKSNVWLRLVWYDYQLQWDEADYGGIGVLRLPPDKVWKPDIVLFNNADGNYEVRYKSNVLIYPTGEVLWVPPAIYQSSCTIDVTYFPFDQQTCIMKFGSWTFNGDQVSLALYNNKNFVDLSDYWKSGTWDIIEVPAYLNVYEGDGNHPTETDITFYIIIRRKTLFYTVNLILPTVLISFLCVLVFYLPAEAGEKVTLGISILLSLVVFLLLVSKILPPTSLVLPLIAKYLLFTFIMNTVSILVTVIIINWNFRGPRTHRMPMWIRTVFLHYLPAFLLMKRPRKTRLRWMMEMPGMSMPAHPHPSYGSPAELPKHISAIGGKQSKMEVMELSDLHHPNCKINRKVNSGADLGLGDQCRRESESSDSILLSPEASKATEAVEFIAEHLRNEDLYIQTREDWKYVAMVIDRLQLYIFFIVTTAGTVGILMDAPHIFEYVDQDRIIEIYRGK, from the exons ATGGATCGAAGAAGGTATAGCAACTGGCTGGGTAGCTGCCTGGGATTGCTAGCGCTGCTGCTGGTTTTCACACAATTACAAAAAG TAAGCGCATCCGAAGATGAAGAACGCTTGGTACGTGATCTCTTTCGTGGGTATAACAAACTTATACGACCCGTTCAGAATATGACACAAAAAGTTGGAGTAAGATTTGGTTTGGCGTTCGTACAGCTAATCAATGTC AATGagaaaaatcaaattatgaAATCAAACGTTTGGTTACGTTTGGTTTGGTACGATTATCAATTGCAATGGGATGAGGCCGATTATGGTGGCATTGGTGTGCTGCGCTTGCCGCCTGATAAGGTTTGGAAACCGGATATTGTATTGTTCAATAA TGCTGATGGCAATTACGAAGTGCGTTACAAATCCAACGTGCTCATTTATCCAACGGGCGAAGTGCTCTGGGTACCACCGGCGATCTATCAGAGTTCCTGCACTATCGATGTCACATATTTTCCATTCGATCAGCAGACATGTAttatgaaattcggttcgtgGACCTTTAATGGTGATCAAGTGTCACTGGCATTGTACAACAATAAGAATTTTGTCGATCTCTCGGATTATTGGAAATCGGGTACTTGGGATATTATCGAAGTGCCAGCCTATCTGAATGTCTACGAAGGCGATGGCAATCATCCAACCGAGACAGATatcacattttatataattatacgtCGCAAGACACTGTTCTACACAGTGAACTTGATATTGCCAACGGTGCTGATCTCATTCCTGTGCGTACTGGTGTTTTATCTGCCTGCCGAGGCCGGTGAAAAG GTTACATTGGGCATAAGCATTCTGCTGTCACTGGTTGTGTTCCTTTTGCTTGTATCGAAGATTCTACCGCCGACTTCGCTGGTGCTGCCACTCATTGCCAAGTACTTGCTGTTCACCTTCATTATGAATACGGTATCAATTTTGGTTAccgttattattataaattggaATTTCCGCGGTCCGCGTACACATCGCATGCCCATGTGGATACGTACGGTCTTTCTGCATTATCTGCCGGCATTTCTGCTAATGAAGCGTCCGCGTAAGACCAGGTTGCGTTGGATGATGGAAATGCCGGGCATGAGCATGCCAGCACATCCACATCCCTCATATGGATCACCAGCTGAGCTGCCCAAGCACATTAG cgCAATCGGCGGCAAACAATCCAAAATGGAGGTTATGGAGCTCTCCGACTTGCATCATCCCAATTGCAAAATCAATCGTAAAGTAAATAGTGGCGCCGATTTGGGGCTTGGCGATCAATGTCGACGTGAAAGTGAATCATCCGATTCGATATTGCTTTCGCCAGAGGCCAGCAAAGCCACCGAAGCGGTTGAATTCATCGCAGAACATTTACGAAATGAGGATCTCTACATACAA ACCCGTGAGGATTGGAAATATGTGGCCATGGTCATCGATCGTCTGCAACTCTACATCTTCTTCATAGTGACCACTGCCGGTACAGTTGGCATACTAATGGATGCGCCACATATCTTTGAGTATGTAGATCAAGATCGCATCATCGAAATTTATCGTGGAAAATAA